The following proteins come from a genomic window of Schistocerca gregaria isolate iqSchGreg1 chromosome X, iqSchGreg1.2, whole genome shotgun sequence:
- the LOC126297541 gene encoding uncharacterized protein LOC126297541 produces MPKSKPVPPEDLLIPPQDNRICGTICMCQMTAVLSSVALVYLTVAVYIPTLRAFQSGISETPVMCTTTRAWHRESCEWGTCGEWCLSKSSGACIQIYVNLRRNGSDLLFANCSQTANKTCYGIDQENAKKSRCIADECRNLTGTFNCTNGECINITDAFECVFKEVGPPLKCSGRRGKINCIDMAGLQTCVRGTCNKILTPYNCERRCLEIPTRNKNMILLSGDKVYLSSCERAIHVDTGREIWTEDDKTILMASCYTIENTTQGVEAGDCINGTLLSENFFGDQTNFTYLSHVSVTNVRLLDRNRTVAPPEQDLLIANESHLFINMEGCVNTLRDECKEFLREYGKDGTDHNARARFPCFYADSDTSKVVARFDLATTYRQFLVASILPSTLFVVSCFMLIFCQKTVEVGDDAKMRFKGCAASDFIAPGEKAASANNLGDGGGGDSVMAL; encoded by the coding sequence ATGCCCAAGTCGAAGCCGGTCCCGCCCGAGGACCTCCTCATCCCGCCGCAAGACAACCGGATCTGCGGCACGATATGCATGTGCCAGATGACGGCCGTGCTGTCGAGCGTGGCGCTCGTCTACCTCACGGTGGCCGTGTACATCCCCACGCTGCGCGCCTTCCAGTCGGGCATCTCGGAGACGCCCGTCATGTGCACGACGACGCGCGCCTGGCACCGCGAGTCCTGCGAGTGGGGCACATGCGGTGAGTGGTGCCTGTCCAAGAGCTCCGGCGCCTGCATCCAGATCTACGTCAACCTGCGCCGCAACGGCTCCGACCTGCTGTTCGCAAACTGCTCGCAGACGGCCAACAAGACGTGCTACGGCATCGACCAGGAGAACGCCAAGAAGAGCCGGTGCATCGCGGACGAGTGCCGCAACCTGACCGGCACCTTCAACTGCACCAACGGCGAGTGCATCAACATTACGGACGCCTTCGAGTGTGTGTTCAAGGAAGTGGGGCCACCTCTCAAGTGCTCGGGGCGGCGCGGCAAAATAAACTGTATCGACATGGCCGGCCTCCAGACGTGTGTGCGCGGGACTTGTAACAAAATACTCACCCCCTACAACTGCGAAAGGCGCTGTCTCGAGATCCCGACGCGCAACAAGAACATGATCTTGCTCAGTGGCGACAAGGTGTACCTGTCCTCGTGCGAGCGGGCTATACACGTGGACACCGGCCGCGAAATTTGGACGGAAGACGACAAGACCATTTTGATGGCGTCGTGCTACACGATCGAGAACACGACCCAGGGCGTGGAGGCGGGCGACTGCATCAACGGCACCCTGCTGTCGGAGAATTTCTTCGGCGACCAGACCAACTTCACGTACCTGTCGCACGTGAGCGTGACGAACGTGCGCCTGCTCGACCGCAACCGCACGGTCGCGCCGCCGGAGCAGGACCTGCTCATCGCCAACGAGTCGCACCTCTTCATCAACATGGAGGGCTGCGTGAATACGCTGCGCGACGAGTGCAAAGAGTTCTTGCGCGAATACGGCAAGGACGGCACCGACCACAACGCCCGCGCGCGCTTCCCCTGCTTCTACGCAGACAGCGACACGTCCAAGGTGGTGGCACGCTTCGACTTGGCCACCACCTACCGACAGTTCCTCGTTGCTTCCATACTGCCGTCCACTCTCTTCGTTGTGTCCTGCTTCATGCTCATATTCTGCCAGAAGACGGTCGAAGTCGGCGACGACGCCAAGATGCGCTTCAAAGGCTGCGCCGCCTCCGACTTCATCGCGCCCGGCGAGAAGGCCGCCTCCGCCAACAACCTGGGCGATGGTGGCGGGGGAGACTCCGTCATGGCACTCTGA